One Vallitalea pronyensis genomic region harbors:
- a CDS encoding response regulator transcription factor, translated as MMRLLIADDEKIIARGLLQLDWNSIGIQEVRAVDNGVDALQVLSQYNPHIVLTDIKMPGMNGLELAGETSKIKNCKTILLTGYGTFEYAKTALKNGVFDYLLKPASPEEVLEVVKRAKSSLENEGVSLIEAEFGKIIKKINDVDGQNDTIHAILDYIEKHYMENITLATLSEYMYFSTAYLSKLIKKSTSYNFSKILTTIRMIKATELLKHTNLKIYSICEKIGMNDQRYFSQLFSKTFGKTPMAYRKESHEQNVTHLVDVIKRID; from the coding sequence ATGATGAGACTTTTAATTGCCGATGATGAAAAAATTATTGCTAGAGGATTGTTACAGTTAGATTGGAACAGCATTGGTATTCAAGAAGTGAGAGCAGTTGATAATGGTGTGGATGCATTACAAGTATTGTCACAATATAACCCCCACATTGTTCTGACAGATATTAAAATGCCGGGTATGAATGGTCTTGAATTAGCAGGAGAAACTTCAAAGATAAAAAATTGTAAGACCATTCTGTTGACAGGGTATGGTACATTTGAGTATGCTAAAACTGCCCTAAAAAATGGTGTGTTTGATTATTTATTAAAGCCCGCAAGCCCCGAAGAAGTGTTAGAAGTTGTAAAACGAGCAAAATCTAGTTTGGAGAATGAAGGCGTCTCATTGATAGAAGCCGAGTTTGGCAAGATTATTAAAAAAATAAATGATGTGGATGGGCAAAATGATACCATACATGCTATTTTAGATTACATTGAAAAACATTATATGGAGAATATCACATTAGCCACATTGAGCGAGTATATGTATTTCTCTACCGCATACCTGAGCAAACTTATAAAGAAAAGTACCTCTTATAATTTTTCCAAAATTCTTACAACCATTAGAATGATAAAGGCAACAGAATTATTAAAGCATACTAATCTTAAAATCTATAGTATTTGCGAAAAAATAGGTATGAATGACCAACGTTATTTTAGTCAGTTGTTTTCAAAAACATTTGGCAAAACCCCTATGGCGTACAGAAAAGAAAGTCATGAACAGAACGTCACGCATCTAGTAGATGTTATAAAGCGGATAGATTAG
- a CDS encoding carbohydrate ABC transporter permease, whose product MRNEKKKTIIKNATIYFLLIMFLVVCMFPLLWLILNSFKTQEDLFTNTWGLPKSWTLNNYVNAVIEGNIGNYFINSLLISVVSVSITIFLSTMTSYGITRLKWKLSGIVLSLFLMGMMIPTYGSIIPLYSIFNMTHILGKYIAVIIPNVTFAIPMSIFIMTGFFSTLPRELEEAAIIDGCSLLKAFWKVIMPLVKPGIITIAVISFINAWNDLLFPQIFLSDQNKMTLPVGLMAFKGMYATDYVGMIAAIVITVIPVIVIYSLLHQRIIGGLVSGAVKG is encoded by the coding sequence TTGAGAAATGAAAAAAAGAAAACAATCATAAAAAACGCAACCATCTACTTTTTGCTCATCATGTTTTTGGTTGTCTGCATGTTTCCGCTTTTGTGGTTAATACTCAATTCGTTTAAAACCCAAGAAGACTTATTCACAAACACTTGGGGTTTACCAAAGAGCTGGACGCTAAATAATTATGTCAATGCCGTGATAGAGGGTAATATAGGTAATTACTTCATCAACTCTCTACTGATTAGTGTTGTATCAGTAAGCATTACAATCTTTTTATCAACCATGACATCTTATGGTATTACACGCCTAAAATGGAAGCTTTCAGGTATTGTACTCAGTTTGTTTTTGATGGGTATGATGATTCCAACATACGGTTCCATCATACCCCTTTACTCCATTTTTAATATGACCCATATATTAGGAAAATACATAGCCGTTATTATACCCAATGTCACTTTTGCTATACCCATGTCCATCTTTATTATGACAGGTTTCTTTTCTACATTGCCAAGAGAACTTGAGGAAGCTGCAATCATTGATGGGTGTTCGTTATTAAAAGCCTTTTGGAAAGTAATCATGCCATTAGTAAAACCCGGTATTATCACCATAGCTGTCATTTCATTTATTAACGCTTGGAATGATCTGCTCTTTCCACAGATTTTCTTATCGGATCAAAATAAGATGACGTTACCTGTTGGACTCATGGCGTTTAAAGGCATGTATGCAACGGATTATGTTGGTATGATTGCAGCAATTGTCATTACGGTTATTCCAGTCATTGTAATCTATTCTTTACTCCATCAACGCATCATCGGTGGTTTGGTATCTGGTGCTGTAAAAGGGTAG
- a CDS encoding carbohydrate ABC transporter permease, translated as MDRILRQKRYIFIFVGPALLLYVVFGLIPIIYNTYISLYKTNLLGKKVFVGFQNYINLFNDQFFTKAITNNLKFVLGSYIAHMVIAMLISYILFQKIKGAKLFQSIYFMPSVICGTAIGMLWSFIYHPNFGLVNSFLNAIGLEKYTRIWLANEHTVLPSLIVISMWQFVGYHIVIQLAGMKNIDGTLFEAAAIDGASKWQQFIKIIFPLMKKILMIDSVLIITGSLKLYDLVAVTTSGGPNHASEVMSTYMYYQGFRALKFGYSSAIGMILLLLCAGATLIIRLAFYTKDE; from the coding sequence ATGGATAGAATATTAAGGCAGAAGCGCTATATTTTTATTTTCGTAGGTCCAGCATTACTTTTATACGTAGTCTTTGGACTTATTCCTATTATCTATAATACCTATATTAGTTTATATAAGACTAACTTGCTAGGTAAAAAAGTTTTCGTAGGTTTTCAAAACTATATAAATCTCTTTAATGATCAATTTTTTACAAAAGCCATTACAAACAACTTAAAATTTGTACTGGGATCCTATATAGCACATATGGTTATTGCCATGCTTATTTCCTATATATTGTTTCAAAAAATTAAAGGAGCAAAACTATTTCAAAGTATTTATTTTATGCCTTCAGTGATATGTGGCACTGCAATTGGTATGCTATGGAGTTTTATTTATCATCCTAATTTTGGACTAGTCAATTCATTTTTAAATGCTATTGGACTAGAAAAATATACTAGGATTTGGCTTGCTAATGAGCATACAGTACTGCCAAGTTTAATTGTTATTAGTATGTGGCAGTTTGTAGGCTATCATATCGTTATTCAGTTAGCTGGTATGAAGAACATTGATGGGACGCTCTTTGAAGCAGCTGCTATAGATGGGGCTAGTAAGTGGCAGCAGTTTATCAAGATTATCTTTCCATTAATGAAAAAGATATTGATGATTGATTCTGTTTTGATCATTACCGGTTCATTAAAGTTATACGATCTTGTTGCAGTAACGACTTCTGGGGGGCCTAATCATGCAAGTGAAGTTATGAGTACTTATATGTATTATCAAGGGTTTCGAGCTTTGAAGTTTGGCTATTCAAGTGCAATTGGTATGATACTTCTTTTACTATGTGCAGGTGCAACACTTATCATTCGTCTTGCTTTTTATACAAAAGATGAATAA
- a CDS encoding ABC transporter substrate-binding protein gives MRRRLLMLMVFGMFILSVLLVGCGKSSDEGTGKNQASEKVKLTFMAVGGSNQQAYTNLMESVAEQFNNDNAYHAEIEMEWYENQQYKTKLATLMTQNSVPDIFFTMEAGFMKDYVESGKVFSLSEAFAYDSEWFERFNDGIFKATTFDDKIYAMPMGQEIVITYYNKKIFADNNLAVPKTWDAFMGNIKTLKEKGIIPISMATQDAWVSGNLMLELSGGIGGVELFDAIVDGTTTWDDERYVESGKAFQEMVNAGAFPEGFLGLSYDEGRTLFTTEKAAMYAMGTWETKAIIGAMGSDENVGVFLQPPKKQEYADTHVGTLAKLYAISERCEHKEAALAFLKMLSDPDVQEKYVVDCGGIASTKVTIDENKLDKVTQQVRQLQQEVKNPLIAIDRQFGANIGGEFNNISVYIASGADPKEQFTALQKYAEQETKQ, from the coding sequence GTGAGAAGAAGGTTACTTATGTTAATGGTTTTTGGGATGTTTATATTATCAGTCCTATTAGTGGGTTGTGGTAAATCATCAGATGAAGGTACTGGAAAAAATCAAGCGTCTGAAAAAGTCAAGTTAACCTTTATGGCAGTTGGGGGATCCAATCAACAAGCTTATACAAACCTAATGGAGTCTGTAGCCGAACAATTTAATAATGACAATGCATATCATGCAGAAATAGAAATGGAATGGTACGAAAATCAACAATACAAAACCAAGCTTGCTACATTGATGACACAAAATAGTGTGCCGGATATATTCTTCACTATGGAAGCTGGTTTTATGAAAGATTATGTTGAAAGTGGTAAAGTTTTTTCTTTAAGTGAAGCATTTGCATATGACTCAGAATGGTTTGAACGCTTTAATGATGGTATCTTTAAGGCTACCACTTTTGATGATAAGATATATGCCATGCCTATGGGTCAAGAAATTGTAATTACCTATTACAATAAGAAGATATTTGCAGACAACAATCTGGCTGTACCAAAAACGTGGGACGCGTTCATGGGGAATATTAAGACATTAAAAGAAAAAGGGATCATACCTATTTCCATGGCTACGCAAGATGCATGGGTATCAGGTAATCTAATGCTTGAACTATCTGGCGGAATTGGCGGCGTAGAATTATTTGACGCTATTGTTGACGGCACGACCACATGGGATGACGAACGGTATGTTGAATCAGGTAAAGCTTTTCAAGAAATGGTGAATGCCGGTGCATTCCCTGAAGGATTCTTAGGCTTATCATATGACGAAGGTCGGACACTATTTACAACTGAAAAAGCGGCTATGTATGCAATGGGAACGTGGGAAACAAAAGCAATCATTGGAGCAATGGGATCCGATGAAAATGTTGGGGTATTTTTACAACCACCTAAGAAACAAGAATATGCGGACACCCATGTGGGTACACTAGCCAAACTGTATGCAATTAGTGAAAGGTGCGAACACAAAGAAGCAGCACTTGCATTCTTAAAGATGTTATCCGATCCAGACGTACAGGAAAAATATGTTGTGGATTGTGGAGGGATTGCATCTACTAAGGTTACAATTGATGAAAATAAATTGGATAAAGTAACACAGCAAGTACGCCAACTACAACAAGAAGTGAAGAACCCACTCATTGCCATCGACCGACAATTTGGAGCAAATATTGGAGGAGAATTTAATAATATATCTGTATATATTGCTTCTGGGGCTGACCCAAAAGAACAGTTCACTGCACTTCAAAAATATGCAGAGCAAGAGACGAAGCAGTAA
- a CDS encoding carbohydrate ABC transporter permease, whose protein sequence is MNAKTKKKIKKMITSLVLAGIGLMMMLPILWMLSSSFKYESEIFKVPMQWIPTKTHFGNYRFAIEKFPYMTWYLNTAKITGVIVMMNLVFSSLSGYAFAKLKFRGKEIIFFIFIATLMIPIQVRIIPQFVIFSKLDLINKHSAVYLPWMFNGFAIFLMRQFFFTVPNEMIEASKIDGCSTFRTFFQVALPLAKPSLIALTILSFTWGWNTYLPALVYINQTQKQVLAVGISIFKDQYNSNYGPQMAGATLALIPVIIVYLLAQKHFIEGIAMSGIKG, encoded by the coding sequence ATGAATGCAAAAACGAAAAAGAAAATAAAAAAAATGATAACATCTTTGGTGTTGGCAGGAATTGGTCTCATGATGATGCTGCCTATATTATGGATGCTCTCATCATCTTTCAAATATGAAAGTGAAATCTTCAAAGTACCTATGCAGTGGATACCTACGAAAACTCATTTTGGTAATTATCGTTTTGCTATAGAAAAGTTTCCATACATGACATGGTATCTGAATACGGCAAAGATAACAGGTGTTATTGTTATGATGAACCTTGTCTTTAGTTCCCTTTCCGGTTATGCTTTTGCTAAGTTAAAATTTCGTGGAAAGGAAATCATTTTCTTTATCTTCATCGCAACATTAATGATACCTATTCAAGTAAGGATTATTCCTCAGTTCGTTATATTCAGTAAACTAGATTTAATTAATAAGCATTCAGCGGTGTATCTTCCATGGATGTTTAATGGATTTGCTATTTTCCTTATGAGACAGTTCTTCTTTACTGTACCTAACGAAATGATTGAAGCATCAAAAATAGATGGGTGTTCCACATTCCGAACTTTCTTCCAAGTAGCACTGCCTTTAGCAAAGCCTTCTTTGATTGCATTAACGATTTTATCATTTACTTGGGGATGGAATACGTATTTACCTGCTCTTGTTTATATTAATCAAACACAGAAACAAGTGCTTGCGGTGGGTATTTCTATTTTTAAAGACCAGTACAACAGCAACTACGGACCCCAGATGGCAGGCGCAACATTAGCTTTAATACCTGTTATAATTGTTTATCTATTAGCACAGAAGCATTTTATTGAAGGTATTGCTATGTCAGGCATAAAAGGTTAA
- a CDS encoding carbohydrate ABC transporter permease — protein MKKSAIKRNVEAYMFILPSLVGFIGFMIYPIVYSFVISLMKWNMVKGFNASKFIGFNNYLKAIKNDYFIEGIFNNFKFSLMAVPLLIILSLLIAVLLNKEIYGRSMLRTMYFMPYVATVTAAAVVFSVLFHPVFGPVNGFLRFIGIKDLPQWIASSKYALPTIALFWVWKQLGYCIVIYLAGLQGIPKSYYEAASIDGASGFKKFWHITMPLVSPTTFFLVITSVIASLQLFPEVKIMTDGGPGTATVTAVYHIYRSGFEDYKMGYASAVAWLFFVIVTIVTLIQWVGQKKWVKY, from the coding sequence ATGAAAAAATCAGCCATAAAAAGAAATGTAGAAGCATACATGTTTATTTTGCCTTCTCTTGTGGGATTTATCGGGTTTATGATTTATCCAATAGTGTATTCTTTTGTCATTAGTCTTATGAAGTGGAATATGGTGAAAGGCTTTAACGCGTCAAAATTTATTGGATTTAATAACTATCTGAAAGCAATAAAGAATGATTATTTTATTGAAGGTATATTCAACAATTTTAAATTCTCGCTTATGGCAGTACCTTTACTTATTATATTATCCTTATTAATAGCAGTATTACTAAATAAGGAAATATATGGTAGGAGTATGCTTAGAACCATGTATTTTATGCCTTATGTTGCTACAGTAACAGCAGCAGCAGTTGTTTTCTCAGTACTTTTCCACCCAGTTTTTGGTCCTGTTAATGGTTTTTTAAGATTTATTGGCATTAAAGATCTACCCCAATGGATAGCTAGTTCTAAATATGCATTGCCTACCATAGCACTTTTTTGGGTATGGAAGCAGCTTGGCTATTGTATTGTTATTTATTTAGCTGGACTCCAAGGTATACCAAAGAGTTATTATGAAGCTGCCTCTATAGATGGTGCCAGTGGGTTCAAGAAGTTTTGGCATATCACAATGCCTTTGGTATCCCCTACAACCTTCTTTTTAGTTATTACCAGTGTTATTGCATCATTACAACTGTTCCCAGAAGTCAAAATAATGACAGATGGAGGACCAGGTACAGCAACAGTTACTGCCGTATATCATATTTATAGAAGTGGATTTGAGGATTATAAGATGGGGTATGCATCTGCAGTAGCATGGTTGTTCTTTGTCATTGTTACAATTGTCACATTAATACAATGGGTAGGTCAAAAGAAATGGGTCAAATACTAG
- a CDS encoding response regulator transcription factor, with translation MYKVIIVDDEVISRIGIKGLIDWKKYGFTLAGQATNGIEALELVEKERPDLILTDMRMPKLDGIGLMKACREKGEPVDFVVISAHDDFMYLKEAMKLGAIDYILKNNINEEQLVTVLSRCRHKLDEQTDRPIKKSEFIETEVLHAVQQNFLKILLYGKDKEIPDVNTIWKQYQINFKKSMFVCFLIRGGQQIEEIDFTTIVDLVSNVAKDYENIYLCQTGYKELSILHNMDNMSEAENKDYLMRLANRFIFVINQYLNLNISVGISELLSGIGSIPLTYLEAYQASSSDYNISREIGAVFYKDIREIMDKVQHTTVEKSIRTFRRAIESEDHKVINEEFITIIQTFKGDERITKGQVQYYISAFIYDIKEYAHRKSYYRIIKAIRQIEETDILHKHLRKNDMVDLLKDLKIKLEEDMKDREDTSLYVVKIKEYVRNHYMDRLNIEDLAHKVGLSYTYMSSLFKKETGQTIQEYIIGIRLMHAKRYLNETNLQISHIAAQIGYDNEHYFSRMFKSRTGMTPTAYRHNKSWTQS, from the coding sequence ATGTATAAAGTTATCATTGTTGACGATGAAGTTATAAGTAGAATTGGAATAAAGGGTCTTATTGATTGGAAAAAATATGGTTTTACATTAGCTGGACAGGCAACTAACGGTATTGAAGCTCTAGAGCTTGTGGAAAAAGAAAGACCGGATCTTATTCTCACAGATATGAGGATGCCAAAGCTAGATGGTATAGGATTAATGAAAGCGTGTCGTGAAAAGGGTGAACCGGTTGATTTTGTTGTTATAAGTGCTCATGATGATTTTATGTACCTAAAAGAAGCCATGAAGCTTGGAGCTATTGACTACATCCTTAAGAATAATATTAATGAAGAACAACTGGTAACAGTTTTAAGTAGATGTAGACATAAATTGGATGAGCAGACCGATAGACCCATAAAAAAGAGTGAATTCATTGAAACGGAAGTGTTACATGCTGTACAGCAGAATTTTCTAAAGATACTGTTATACGGCAAAGATAAAGAAATACCAGATGTGAATACAATATGGAAGCAGTATCAGATTAATTTTAAAAAGTCAATGTTTGTATGTTTCTTAATAAGAGGCGGTCAGCAAATTGAAGAAATTGATTTCACTACAATCGTGGATCTTGTTAGTAATGTCGCTAAAGATTATGAAAATATTTATCTGTGCCAAACAGGCTACAAGGAATTAAGCATATTACATAACATGGATAATATGAGCGAAGCTGAGAACAAAGACTATCTTATGCGATTAGCCAACAGGTTTATTTTTGTGATTAACCAATATCTGAACCTCAATATTAGTGTGGGTATAAGCGAGCTTTTATCTGGCATAGGGAGTATACCGCTGACTTATTTAGAAGCGTATCAAGCCAGTAGCAGCGATTATAATATTAGCCGAGAAATTGGTGCAGTTTTTTATAAAGACATAAGAGAAATCATGGATAAAGTGCAACATACTACAGTAGAAAAATCCATTCGTACTTTTAGAAGAGCTATTGAAAGTGAAGACCATAAAGTGATTAACGAGGAGTTCATTACAATTATACAGACGTTTAAAGGTGACGAACGCATTACAAAAGGTCAAGTGCAGTATTATATATCCGCTTTTATATACGATATTAAAGAATATGCCCATAGAAAGTCTTATTATCGTATTATTAAAGCAATTAGACAGATTGAAGAAACAGATATACTGCATAAGCACCTTAGAAAAAATGATATGGTAGATTTACTCAAGGATTTAAAAATAAAACTTGAAGAAGATATGAAAGACCGAGAAGATACCAGTTTGTATGTTGTTAAAATCAAGGAATACGTTAGAAATCATTATATGGACAGGCTCAACATTGAAGACTTAGCCCATAAAGTTGGTTTGTCCTATACGTATATGAGTTCCCTTTTTAAGAAGGAAACAGGTCAAACAATACAGGAATATATTATAGGCATTCGTTTAATGCATGCAAAAAGGTATTTAAATGAAACCAACTTACAGATTAGTCATATTGCAGCTCAAATAGGTTATGATAATGAACATTATTTTAGTAGGATGTTTAAAAGCCGTACAGGAATGACGCCAACAGCTTATAGGCATAATAAATCATGGACACAATCTTGA
- a CDS encoding sensor histidine kinase, producing the protein MGLRKKFFLLVILVVIIPSVVMGIMSYLLTKQILKEKYEVLIRENTVYIAGIIDHEYIQVESISDYFFSNEWVIKKITNSNLFEDHYERIRTDQRLTQVFNSFITFNIFNAFEVFYMSGYYGDDFWYRIGSDFVSKKAIHERVGDFRDDRIRKLTYKGIQTSLDQTLAGQQVLAYNRILVDKDYENIGFLYFEIDPSYFGNMLKNNTKVSDTVFTLLDDQYNIIYSYDESLIGKPYHDDTLGPIHVNIALNNGWHLISDSSTVNINAEYKAFFYIIILTTLCTFLLSSTILWFITKKVVGPIKQLVETMDKAVSSDSLEMVYYYSHDEIGRLTDSFNKMTVRVRESREKEIQKDKTIKELDYKALQSQINPHFLYNTLNTISWMAQMQKAYTIKDMIDQLWKMLRKVSKGSEISNLKDEVELIQSFCKIQQIKYNGKFELQLDIDEKYYGTSCPKFILQPIVENAIFHGIEPKKGTGVIIISVSGHDNMMTIEISDNGIGMSAKQVKEVLDKSHHIYGKKGFNNIGIINVHERLQLLYGKKYGLSIESTVDEGTTVVIRIPMNYPLNEGGEHV; encoded by the coding sequence ATGGGTCTTAGAAAAAAATTCTTTTTATTAGTTATTCTAGTCGTGATTATACCTTCCGTTGTAATGGGCATCATGTCCTATCTATTAACAAAACAAATACTTAAAGAGAAATATGAAGTGCTTATACGAGAGAATACGGTATATATAGCAGGCATTATAGATCATGAGTACATACAAGTTGAAAGTATTTCTGACTATTTTTTTAGTAATGAATGGGTCATTAAGAAAATAACGAATAGTAATCTTTTTGAAGACCATTATGAAAGAATTCGAACCGATCAGCGCCTAACCCAGGTATTTAATTCTTTTATTACGTTCAACATATTTAATGCTTTTGAAGTATTCTACATGTCTGGTTATTACGGGGATGATTTCTGGTATCGTATTGGCAGCGATTTTGTATCCAAAAAAGCCATTCATGAACGAGTAGGTGATTTTAGAGATGACCGTATACGCAAACTCACATACAAAGGGATTCAAACAAGCCTTGACCAGACGTTGGCAGGACAACAAGTACTTGCGTATAATAGAATACTTGTTGATAAGGACTATGAGAATATAGGTTTTTTATATTTTGAAATTGATCCAAGTTATTTTGGTAATATGCTCAAAAACAATACGAAAGTATCCGATACCGTGTTCACCCTTCTTGATGACCAGTATAATATTATATACAGCTATGACGAAAGTCTTATTGGTAAACCGTATCATGATGATACATTGGGTCCAATTCATGTAAATATAGCATTAAATAATGGCTGGCATTTAATCAGTGATTCTTCAACGGTTAATATCAATGCAGAATATAAGGCGTTCTTTTATATTATTATCCTTACAACGTTATGTACTTTTTTATTATCGTCAACCATTCTATGGTTTATAACAAAAAAGGTTGTCGGACCTATTAAACAGCTTGTCGAAACAATGGATAAAGCTGTATCCAGTGATTCACTAGAGATGGTTTATTATTACAGTCATGATGAAATTGGCAGGTTAACAGATAGTTTTAATAAAATGACAGTCAGGGTAAGGGAATCCCGTGAAAAAGAAATACAAAAAGATAAAACCATTAAGGAATTGGATTATAAAGCCCTTCAATCACAGATTAACCCTCATTTTTTATATAATACCCTTAATACCATTAGCTGGATGGCTCAAATGCAAAAAGCGTACACCATTAAAGACATGATTGATCAGTTATGGAAAATGCTTAGGAAAGTTAGCAAAGGTAGTGAGATATCTAATCTTAAAGATGAAGTGGAATTAATACAATCTTTCTGTAAAATACAGCAAATAAAATACAATGGGAAGTTTGAATTACAATTGGATATTGATGAAAAGTACTATGGAACAAGTTGTCCTAAGTTTATCTTACAGCCCATAGTTGAAAATGCAATATTCCATGGTATTGAACCCAAAAAGGGAACAGGTGTGATTATTATTTCAGTCAGTGGTCATGATAACATGATGACAATAGAAATCAGTGATAATGGAATAGGCATGTCGGCTAAACAGGTAAAAGAAGTATTGGATAAATCCCATCACATTTATGGGAAAAAGGGTTTTAATAATATTGGTATCATCAATGTCCATGAAAGATTGCAGCTTCTATATGGTAAAAAATATGGTTTATCAATTGAAAGTACAGTGGATGAAGGAACGACAGTAGTGATAAGAATACCTATGAATTATCCATTGAATGAAGGAGGAGAACATGTATAA
- a CDS encoding ABC transporter substrate-binding protein, translated as MKKLLTLLFVLTLMVSLFTGCGKDDGKSDGDSNGGDKNVASDNKKERQKIVINLAKMLDTPEIVQAIEDVQKLEKYSHVDFVLLEDSGDYETKIAVSIAGGEQVDILAMYNPIMKDQFAMSGTIQPIAKYLDEIGLDFEEEYGPYAAQSLYNGEPVMLPNSPTKWALYYNKKIFDDAGEEYLDPNEPITWDEYRALSKKLTSGEGENKIYGALQLTWPMFWYGEALMKLGGGEQFYNEEGLSNIEDAAFAEALEATYKMMHEDESIPTHADNVVSKRPATAFMNGQYGMFLQGSWLLSWATDNETFPRDWDLGVAPMPVDEGSATTKTWGVVGGIGIGGTSANPGLATEIVVDLIRMSSENSSVMVPTSQAVEAKNLFGDVGDQLGGEGLTKEILSTVFSNPETVMLTEKVSGKNAANYDKVMDEEVEKYFVKEQDLETTINNIKKRADKVIQEED; from the coding sequence ATGAAAAAACTTTTAACTTTATTATTTGTATTGACACTTATGGTAAGCCTTTTTACAGGATGTGGAAAAGATGATGGTAAATCAGATGGTGATTCAAATGGGGGAGATAAAAACGTAGCTTCAGATAACAAAAAAGAACGACAAAAAATTGTTATTAATCTAGCAAAAATGTTGGATACACCAGAGATTGTACAGGCAATAGAAGATGTACAAAAATTAGAAAAATATAGTCATGTAGATTTTGTTTTATTAGAGGATTCTGGTGACTATGAAACAAAAATAGCTGTATCCATAGCTGGTGGAGAACAGGTGGATATACTTGCTATGTACAATCCTATTATGAAAGATCAGTTTGCAATGAGTGGTACAATTCAGCCAATCGCTAAGTATTTAGATGAAATTGGTTTAGATTTTGAAGAAGAATATGGTCCTTATGCTGCACAATCTCTATATAATGGTGAACCAGTTATGTTACCTAATTCACCAACAAAATGGGCACTTTATTACAATAAAAAGATTTTTGATGATGCAGGTGAAGAATACTTGGATCCAAACGAACCCATTACATGGGATGAATACAGAGCATTAAGTAAGAAACTAACTTCTGGCGAAGGTGAAAATAAGATCTATGGTGCATTACAATTAACTTGGCCAATGTTCTGGTATGGTGAAGCTTTAATGAAATTAGGTGGAGGTGAGCAATTCTATAACGAAGAAGGTTTATCTAATATAGAAGATGCAGCATTTGCAGAAGCTCTTGAAGCCACATACAAAATGATGCATGAAGATGAGAGTATACCTACACATGCGGATAATGTTGTATCAAAAAGACCTGCAACAGCTTTTATGAACGGTCAGTATGGCATGTTTCTTCAAGGCTCATGGTTGCTAAGCTGGGCAACGGATAATGAAACGTTCCCACGTGATTGGGATCTTGGTGTAGCTCCTATGCCAGTAGATGAAGGTTCTGCGACTACAAAGACTTGGGGTGTTGTAGGTGGTATTGGAATAGGTGGAACGTCAGCTAATCCCGGACTTGCCACAGAAATTGTAGTGGATCTTATAAGAATGAGTTCTGAAAATTCATCGGTTATGGTGCCAACGAGTCAAGCCGTTGAAGCCAAAAATTTATTTGGTGATGTTGGAGACCAATTAGGTGGAGAAGGTTTAACCAAAGAAATATTATCGACAGTATTCTCTAATCCTGAAACCGTCATGTTAACAGAAAAAGTATCTGGTAAGAACGCAGCTAACTATGACAAAGTGATGGATGAAGAAGTAGAAAAATACTTTGTTAAAGAACAAGATTTAGAAACAACAATTAATAACATTAAGAAGAGAGCAGATAAAGTGATTCAAGAAGAAGACTAG